The following are encoded together in the Citrobacter arsenatis genome:
- the lptD gene encoding LPS assembly protein LptD, producing MKKRIPTLLATMIASALYSHQGLAADLASQCMLGVPSYDRPLVQGETNELPVTINADNAKGNYPDDAVFTGNVDIAQGNSRLQADEVQLHQKQAEGQPEPVRTVDALGNVHYDDNQVILKGPKGWSNLNTKDTNIWEGDYQMVGRQGRGKADLMKQRGENRYTILENGSFTSCLPGSDTWSVVGSEVIHDREEQVAEIWNARFKLGPVPVFYSPYLQLPVGDKRRSGFLIPNAKYSTNNYFEFYLPYYWNIAPNMDATITPHYMHRRGGIMWENEFRYLTQAGAGLMEFDYLNSDKVYEDENPKDDNSRRWLFYWQHAGVMDQVWRFNVDYTKVSDSSYFNDFDNKYGSSTDGYATQKFSVGYAVQNFDATVSTKQFQVFDDQNKSSYSAEPQLDVNFYQNDVGPFDTRIYGQAVHFVNTTDNMPEATRLHLEPTINLPLSNNWGSINTEAKLMATHYQQSNLDSYNNNSANTNKLDDSANRVMPQFKVDGKMVFERDMQMLAPGYTQTLEPRAQYLYVPYRDQSHIYNYDSSLLQSDYSGLFRDRTYGGLDRIASANQVTTGVTSRVYDDAAVERFNISVGQIYYFTESRTGDDNIKWENDDKTGSLVWAGDTYWRISDRWGLRSGIQYDTRLDSIATSSSSIEYRRNENSLLQLNYRYASPEYIQATLPNSSADQKKWNQAQYENGISQVGAVASLPIADRWSIVGAYYFDTNVNKPADQMLGLQYNSCCYAIRFGYERKLNGWDDKQQHAIYDNTIGFNIELRGLSSNYGLGTQQMLRSNILPYQSSL from the coding sequence ATGAAAAAACGTATTCCCACTCTTCTGGCCACCATGATTGCCAGCGCCCTCTATAGCCATCAGGGCCTGGCAGCCGATCTCGCCTCACAGTGTATGCTGGGCGTGCCGAGCTATGACCGTCCTCTGGTACAGGGCGAGACCAATGAATTACCCGTCACCATCAATGCCGACAACGCCAAAGGGAATTACCCGGATGATGCGGTGTTTACCGGCAACGTGGATATCGCACAGGGTAACAGCCGCCTGCAGGCCGACGAAGTACAGCTTCATCAGAAGCAAGCCGAAGGCCAGCCAGAGCCAGTACGTACCGTCGATGCGTTGGGTAATGTCCATTATGATGACAATCAGGTTATTCTGAAGGGGCCGAAGGGCTGGTCTAATCTGAATACCAAAGATACCAACATTTGGGAAGGTGACTACCAGATGGTAGGTCGTCAGGGCCGCGGGAAAGCCGACCTGATGAAACAGCGTGGGGAAAACCGCTATACCATTCTGGAAAACGGTAGCTTTACCTCCTGTCTGCCAGGTTCCGATACCTGGAGCGTCGTCGGTAGCGAAGTGATCCATGACCGTGAAGAACAGGTCGCAGAGATCTGGAACGCTCGTTTTAAACTGGGTCCGGTTCCGGTCTTTTACAGTCCTTATTTACAACTGCCCGTTGGTGATAAGCGTCGCTCTGGTTTCCTGATCCCGAACGCAAAATACTCTACCAATAACTATTTTGAGTTCTACCTCCCGTATTACTGGAACATTGCGCCCAACATGGACGCCACCATCACGCCGCATTATATGCACCGTCGTGGTGGTATCATGTGGGAAAACGAATTCCGCTACCTCACCCAGGCAGGTGCAGGCCTGATGGAGTTCGACTATCTGAACTCCGATAAAGTCTATGAGGATGAAAATCCGAAGGATGACAACTCACGCCGCTGGCTGTTCTACTGGCAGCACGCTGGGGTGATGGACCAGGTGTGGCGTTTCAACGTTGACTACACCAAGGTCAGCGACTCCAGCTACTTTAACGACTTTGACAACAAGTACGGTTCCAGTACCGACGGCTATGCCACGCAAAAATTCAGCGTCGGCTATGCGGTACAGAACTTTGACGCCACGGTCTCAACCAAGCAGTTCCAGGTCTTTGATGACCAGAACAAAAGTAGTTATTCCGCCGAACCGCAGTTAGACGTTAACTTTTACCAGAACGACGTCGGTCCGTTTGATACCCGTATTTATGGTCAGGCGGTTCATTTCGTCAACACCACCGACAATATGCCGGAAGCAACGCGCTTACACCTTGAACCAACCATCAATCTGCCGTTGTCAAATAACTGGGGCAGTATCAATACCGAAGCGAAGCTGATGGCGACTCACTATCAGCAAAGTAATCTGGATTCGTACAACAACAACTCCGCTAACACAAACAAGCTGGACGATTCAGCTAACCGCGTCATGCCGCAGTTTAAAGTTGACGGCAAGATGGTGTTCGAGCGCGACATGCAAATGCTGGCACCTGGCTATACCCAGACGCTGGAGCCGCGTGCGCAGTACCTGTACGTCCCCTATCGCGACCAAAGTCATATCTACAACTATGACTCATCCCTGCTGCAATCTGACTACAGTGGCCTGTTCCGTGACCGTACTTATGGCGGCCTGGACCGCATTGCTTCTGCCAACCAGGTGACGACCGGGGTCACATCTCGCGTTTATGATGACGCAGCCGTTGAACGTTTTAATATTTCTGTGGGTCAAATCTACTATTTCACCGAGTCTCGCACTGGCGATGACAACATCAAATGGGAGAATGACGACAAAACGGGCTCACTGGTATGGGCAGGCGACACCTACTGGCGCATCTCCGATCGCTGGGGTTTACGCAGTGGGATCCAGTACGACACACGTCTGGATAGCATAGCGACCAGCAGCAGCAGCATCGAATATCGTCGCAACGAAAACAGTTTATTACAGTTAAATTACCGTTACGCCAGCCCGGAATACATCCAGGCCACGCTGCCTAATAGCAGCGCCGACCAAAAAAAATGGAACCAGGCTCAGTATGAAAACGGGATTTCGCAGGTGGGTGCAGTGGCCAGCCTCCCGATCGCCGATCGCTGGTCAATTGTCGGGGCTTATTACTTTGACACAAACGTCAATAAACCCGCAGACCAGATGTTGGGCCTGCAGTACAACTCCTGCTGTTACGCCATTCGCTTCGGCTATGAGCGCAAGCTGAACGGTTGGGATGACAAACAGCAGCACGCGATTTATGACAACACGATCGGCTTTAATATCGAGCTACGTGGTCTGAGCTCTAACTACGGTCTCGGTACCCAACAGATGTTGCGTTCGAACATTTTGCCGTATCAAAGCTCTTTGTGA
- the djlA gene encoding co-chaperone DjlA: MQYWGKIIGVAVALMMGGGFWGVVLGLLVGHMFDKARMRKMAWFANQRERQALFFATTFEVMGHLTKSKGRVTEADIHIASQLMDRMNLHGDSRTAAQHAFRVGKSDNYPLREKMRQFRSVCFGRFDLIRMFLEIQIQAAFADGSLHPNEREVLYVIAEELGISRTQFDQFLRMMQGGAQFGGGYQQQSGGGGWQQAQRGPTLEDACNVLGVKATDDATTIKRAYRKLMSEHHPDKLVAKGLPPEMMEMAKQKAQEIQKAYELIKDQKGFK, translated from the coding sequence ATGCAGTATTGGGGAAAGATAATTGGTGTGGCCGTGGCCTTAATGATGGGCGGCGGCTTCTGGGGTGTGGTTCTGGGCCTGTTAGTTGGCCACATGTTCGACAAAGCCCGCATGCGCAAAATGGCGTGGTTTGCCAACCAACGTGAACGTCAGGCGCTGTTTTTTGCCACCACTTTTGAGGTGATGGGGCATCTGACCAAATCCAAAGGACGCGTCACGGAGGCCGATATTCATATCGCCAGCCAGTTGATGGATCGGATGAATTTACACGGTGACTCGCGTACTGCTGCACAGCATGCCTTCCGGGTGGGAAAATCGGATAATTACCCATTACGTGAAAAGATGCGTCAGTTTCGCAGCGTCTGTTTTGGTCGATTCGATCTGATCCGCATGTTTCTGGAGATTCAGATCCAGGCGGCATTCGCCGATGGCTCATTGCATCCTAACGAGCGTGAAGTGCTGTATGTGATTGCAGAAGAGTTGGGGATCTCACGTACCCAATTTGATCAGTTCCTGCGCATGATGCAGGGCGGCGCGCAGTTTGGCGGTGGATATCAGCAACAGTCCGGTGGCGGTGGTTGGCAGCAGGCGCAACGCGGCCCAACGCTGGAAGACGCGTGCAATGTGCTGGGTGTGAAAGCGACCGATGATGCGACCACTATTAAGCGAGCATACCGTAAGCTGATGAGTGAGCACCATCCTGACAAACTGGTGGCGAAGGGCCTGCCGCCAGAAATGATGGAAATGGCGAAGCAAAAAGCGCAGGAAATTCAAAAAGCGTATGAGCTGATCAAGGATCAAAAAGGGTTCAAGTGA
- the rluA gene encoding bifunctional tRNA pseudouridine(32) synthase/23S rRNA pseudouridine(746) synthase RluA: MGMENYNPPQEPWLVILYQDEHIMVVNKPSGLLSVPGRLDEHKDSVMTRIQRDYPQAESVHRLDMATSGVIVVALTKAAERELKRQFREREPKKQYVARVWGHPAPAEGLVDLPLICDWPNRPKQKVCYETGKSAQTEYEVVEFAADNTARVVLKPITGRSHQLRVHMLALGHPILGDRFYAPPEALALAPRLLLHAEMLTITHPEYGNSMTFKVPADF; encoded by the coding sequence ATGGGGATGGAAAACTACAATCCGCCGCAGGAACCCTGGCTGGTTATCCTGTACCAGGATGAGCATATTATGGTGGTCAACAAGCCGAGCGGCTTGTTGTCCGTGCCGGGTCGTCTGGATGAGCACAAAGACAGCGTGATGACGCGCATTCAGCGCGATTATCCGCAGGCTGAATCCGTACATCGTCTCGATATGGCAACCAGCGGCGTGATTGTAGTAGCGCTAACCAAAGCGGCAGAGCGCGAGCTAAAACGCCAGTTTCGCGAACGCGAGCCGAAGAAACAGTATGTCGCGCGCGTCTGGGGACATCCAGCTCCGGCCGAGGGACTGGTTGATTTACCGCTGATTTGTGACTGGCCAAACCGGCCAAAGCAGAAAGTGTGCTATGAAACGGGGAAATCGGCGCAGACCGAGTATGAGGTGGTGGAGTTCGCGGCAGATAACACCGCCCGGGTGGTGCTCAAACCCATTACCGGACGCTCCCACCAACTGCGTGTGCATATGCTGGCGTTAGGGCATCCGATCCTGGGCGATCGTTTCTACGCCCCGCCAGAAGCCCTGGCGTTAGCGCCGCGTCTGTTGCTGCACGCAGAAATGTTAACCATCACACATCCCGAATACGGCAACAGTATGACGTTTAAAGTCCCGGCGGATTTTTAA
- the rapA gene encoding RNA polymerase-associated protein RapA, translating into MPFTLGQRWISDTESELGLGTVVAMDARTVTLLFSSTGENRLYARSDSPVTRVMFNPGDTITSHEGWQLHVDEVKEENGLLAYIGTRLDTEETGVTLREVLLDSKLVFSKPQDRLFAGQIDRMDRFALRYRARKFQSEQYRMPWSGLRGQRTSLIPHQLNIAHDVGRRHAPRVLLADEVGLGKTIEAGMILHQQLLSGAAERVLIIVPETLQHQWLVEMLRRFNLRFALFDDERYAEAQHDAYNPFETEQLVICSLDFARRSKQRLEHLCDAEWDLLIVDEAHHLVWSEDAPSREYMAVEQLAERVPGILLLTATPEQLGLESHFARLRLLDPSRFHDFAQFVEEQKNYRPVADAVAMLLAGNKLSNNELNMLGDMIGEQDIEPLLQAANSDSEDAQSARQELVSMLMDRHGTSRVLFRNTRNGVKGFPRRELHTIKLPLPTQYQTAIKVSGIMGARKSAEDRARDMLYPEQIYQEFEGDTGTWWNFDPRVEWLMGYLTSHRSQKVLVICAKATTALQLEQVLREREGIRAAVFHEGMSIIERDRAAAWFSEEDSGAQVMLCSEIGSEGRNFQFASNLVMFDLPFNPDLLEQRIGRLDRIGQAHDIQIHVPYLEKTAQSVLVRWYHEGLDAFEHTCPTGRTIYDTVYNNLIGYLAEPENTDGFDDLIKTCREQHDALKAQLEQGRDRLLEIHSNGGEKAQRLTESIEEQDDDTSLIAFAMNLFDIVGINQDDRGDNLIVLTPSDHMLVPDFPGLPEDGCTITFERDVALSREDAQFITWEHPLIRNGLDLILSGDTGSSTISLLKNKALPVGTLLVELVYVVEAQAPKQLQLNRFLPPTPVRMLLDKNGNNLAAQVEFETFNRQLSAVNRHTGSKLVNAVQQDVHAILQLGEAQVEKSARALIDAARKEADEKLTAELSRLEALRAVNPNIRDDELSAIESNRQQVMESLDQAGWRLDALRLIVVTHQ; encoded by the coding sequence ATGCCTTTTACACTTGGTCAACGCTGGATCAGCGATACAGAAAGCGAATTGGGACTTGGTACTGTTGTCGCCATGGATGCGCGAACTGTCACTTTACTTTTCTCATCGACGGGCGAAAACCGTCTGTATGCGCGCAGTGATTCCCCCGTGACCCGCGTGATGTTCAATCCTGGTGATACGATAACGAGCCATGAAGGCTGGCAGCTGCATGTCGATGAAGTAAAAGAAGAAAACGGACTGCTTGCCTATATCGGAACCCGCCTTGATACCGAAGAAACCGGTGTAACGCTGCGTGAAGTGCTGCTCGACAGCAAACTGGTATTCAGCAAACCACAGGATCGCCTGTTTGCCGGTCAGATTGACCGTATGGACCGCTTTGCGCTGCGCTATCGCGCGCGTAAATTTCAGAGCGAACAGTATCGGATGCCGTGGAGTGGTTTGCGTGGTCAGCGCACCAGCCTGATTCCCCACCAGCTCAACATTGCCCATGATGTTGGCCGCCGCCACGCCCCTCGCGTTCTGCTGGCTGATGAAGTTGGTTTAGGTAAAACCATTGAAGCCGGGATGATCCTGCATCAACAGTTGCTGTCAGGCGCCGCAGAGCGCGTTCTGATCATCGTCCCGGAGACGTTACAGCACCAGTGGCTGGTCGAAATGCTGCGCCGTTTCAACCTGCGCTTTGCGCTGTTTGATGATGAGCGTTACGCAGAAGCGCAGCACGACGCCTACAACCCGTTTGAAACCGAACAGTTAGTTATTTGTTCGCTGGACTTTGCTCGTCGCAGTAAACAGCGTCTGGAGCACCTGTGTGATGCTGAATGGGATCTGCTGATTGTCGATGAAGCCCATCACCTGGTGTGGAGCGAAGATGCACCCAGCCGTGAATATATGGCCGTTGAACAGCTGGCAGAGCGCGTGCCGGGTATCCTGCTGCTGACCGCAACGCCAGAACAACTGGGTCTGGAAAGCCACTTTGCGCGCCTGCGCCTGCTGGACCCAAGTCGCTTCCACGATTTCGCCCAGTTTGTTGAAGAACAAAAAAATTACCGTCCGGTCGCCGACGCCGTCGCCATGCTGCTGGCTGGCAACAAGCTGAGCAACAATGAGCTGAACATGCTAGGCGACATGATTGGCGAACAGGACATTGAGCCGTTATTACAGGCGGCAAACAGCGACAGCGAAGACGCCCAGAGCGCGCGTCAGGAGCTGGTTTCGATGCTGATGGACCGTCACGGCACCAGCCGCGTGCTGTTCCGTAACACCCGTAACGGGGTGAAAGGCTTCCCGAGACGCGAACTGCATACCATCAAGCTGCCTTTGCCAACCCAATACCAGACGGCGATTAAAGTCTCCGGCATTATGGGCGCACGTAAGAGTGCGGAAGACCGCGCGCGCGACATGCTCTACCCGGAACAGATTTATCAGGAATTCGAAGGCGATACCGGTACCTGGTGGAACTTTGACCCACGCGTGGAATGGCTGATGGGCTACCTGACCAGCCACCGCTCGCAAAAAGTGTTGGTTATCTGCGCGAAAGCCACCACCGCGCTGCAGCTTGAACAGGTACTGCGCGAGCGCGAAGGTATCCGCGCCGCCGTGTTCCATGAAGGGATGTCGATCATTGAACGAGACCGTGCTGCGGCCTGGTTTAGCGAAGAAGATAGCGGAGCCCAGGTGATGCTGTGTTCTGAAATCGGCTCCGAAGGGCGTAACTTCCAGTTCGCCAGCAATCTGGTGATGTTTGATCTACCGTTCAACCCGGACCTGCTGGAGCAGCGTATTGGCCGTCTGGACCGTATTGGTCAGGCGCATGATATCCAGATCCACGTTCCATACCTGGAAAAAACCGCGCAATCCGTGCTGGTGCGCTGGTACCACGAAGGTCTGGATGCGTTCGAACACACCTGCCCGACCGGACGCACCATCTATGACACGGTCTATAACAATCTGATCGGCTACCTGGCGGAGCCAGAAAACACTGATGGCTTTGACGATCTGATCAAGACCTGCCGCGAACAGCATGACGCGCTGAAAGCACAACTGGAGCAAGGGCGCGATCGCCTGCTGGAGATCCACTCGAACGGCGGCGAAAAAGCGCAACGGCTTACCGAAAGTATTGAAGAGCAGGACGACGATACCAGCCTGATCGCCTTCGCGATGAACCTGTTTGATATCGTTGGTATTAATCAGGATGACCGTGGCGACAATTTAATCGTGCTGACACCGTCCGATCATATGCTGGTGCCAGATTTCCCTGGGCTGCCGGAAGATGGCTGCACCATTACGTTTGAGCGTGATGTCGCCCTGTCGCGTGAAGACGCGCAGTTTATTACCTGGGAACATCCGCTGATCCGTAATGGTCTGGATCTGATCCTCTCCGGCGACACCGGCAGCAGCACCATTTCGTTATTGAAAAACAAAGCATTACCGGTCGGTACTCTGCTGGTTGAACTGGTCTACGTTGTGGAAGCGCAAGCGCCGAAGCAGCTGCAGTTGAACCGCTTCCTGCCGCCAACGCCGGTACGTATGCTGCTGGATAAAAACGGCAATAACCTTGCCGCACAGGTTGAATTCGAAACCTTTAACCGTCAGCTCAGCGCCGTTAACCGCCACACTGGCAGTAAACTGGTCAACGCCGTCCAGCAGGATGTTCATGCCATTCTGCAACTGGGCGAAGCACAGGTGGAAAAATCGGCCCGCGCGCTGATCGATGCGGCGCGTAAAGAAGCAGACGAGAAACTGACAGCAGAACTCTCCCGTCTGGAAGCGCTGCGCGCCGTTAACCCGAACATCCGTGATGACGAACTCAGCGCCATTGAAAGCAACCGTCAGCAGGTGATGGAAAGCCTGGATCAGGCAGGCTGGCGTCTGGATGCCCTGCGCCTGATCGTCGTGACGCATCAGTAA
- the polB gene encoding DNA polymerase II: protein MAQAGFILTRHWRDTPQGTEVSFWLATDDGPLQVTLAPQESVAFIPTSQVPRVTSLLRAENGYRLTPLQLQDFHRQPVSGLYCHSHRQLMRLEKLLRENAVTVYEADVRPPERYLMERFITSPVWVEGDRHNGTLVNARLKPNPDYRPPLKWVSLDIETTRHGELYCIGLEGCGQRIVYMLGPANGDASALDFELEYVASRPLLLEKLNDWIARHDPDVIIGWNVVQFDLRVLQKHAERYRIPLRFGRDNSELEWREHGFKNGVFFAQAKGRLIIDGIEALKSAFWNFSSFSLETVSQELLGEGKSIDNPWDRMDEIDRRFAQDKPALATYNLKDCELVTRIFHQTEIMPFLLERSTVNGLPVDRHGGSVAAFGHLYLPRMHRAGYVAPNLGEIPAHASPGGYVMDSRPGLYDSVLVLDYKSLYPSIIRTFLIDPVGLIEGMAQPDHEHSTEGFLDAWFSREKHCLPEIVTQIWHGRDEAKRHGNKPLSQALKIIMNAFYGVLGTTACRFFDPRLASSITMRGHAIMRQTKALIEAQGYDVIYGDTDSTFVWLKKSHSEDDAARIGRELVSYVNDWWAQSLKQQNLTSALELEFETHFCRFLMPTIRGADTGSKKRYAGMIQTGAEQRMVFKGLETVRTDWTPLAQQFQQELYLRIFRNEPYQEFVRETIDHLMAGELDAQLVYRKRLRRPLSEYQRNVPPHVRAARLADEQNAKLGRPPQYQNRGTIKYVWTINGPEPVDYQQSALDYEHYLTRQIQPVAEGILPFIDDNFATLLTGQLGLF, encoded by the coding sequence GTGGCGCAGGCAGGCTTTATTTTAACCCGGCACTGGCGGGACACCCCGCAGGGAACTGAGGTCTCATTCTGGCTGGCTACAGACGACGGGCCGCTGCAGGTCACGCTCGCGCCTCAGGAGTCGGTGGCATTTATTCCGACCAGTCAGGTTCCTCGCGTAACATCATTATTACGCGCTGAAAATGGTTATCGGCTGACGCCGCTTCAGTTGCAAGACTTTCACCGCCAGCCCGTGTCCGGCCTGTATTGCCACTCACACCGCCAGCTTATGCGGCTGGAAAAACTGCTGCGCGAAAACGCGGTTACTGTCTATGAGGCTGACGTGCGCCCACCGGAGCGGTATCTGATGGAGCGCTTTATCACGTCTCCCGTTTGGGTCGAAGGCGACAGGCATAACGGCACGCTGGTTAATGCCCGGCTGAAGCCGAACCCAGATTATCGACCGCCGCTGAAATGGGTGTCGCTGGATATCGAAACCACGCGCCACGGCGAACTCTACTGTATCGGCCTTGAAGGCTGCGGGCAGCGTATTGTCTATATGCTCGGCCCGGCAAATGGCGACGCCTCAGCGCTGGATTTCGAACTTGAGTACGTCGCAAGCCGCCCGCTGTTGCTGGAAAAACTCAACGACTGGATTGCCCGGCATGATCCCGATGTGATAATCGGCTGGAACGTCGTGCAATTCGATTTACGCGTCCTGCAAAAGCATGCCGAACGTTACCGTATTCCCCTGCGTTTTGGTCGTGACAATAGTGAACTGGAGTGGCGCGAGCATGGCTTTAAAAACGGCGTCTTCTTCGCGCAGGCTAAAGGTCGTCTGATTATCGACGGTATCGAGGCGCTCAAATCCGCATTCTGGAATTTCTCGTCGTTTTCGCTGGAGACGGTGTCGCAGGAGCTACTTGGCGAAGGGAAGTCGATTGATAACCCGTGGGACAGAATGGACGAAATCGATCGCCGGTTTGCCCAGGATAAGCCCGCGCTCGCCACCTACAATCTCAAAGACTGTGAACTGGTCACGCGTATTTTTCATCAAACCGAGATCATGCCATTTCTACTGGAACGATCGACGGTCAACGGCCTGCCGGTCGACCGGCACGGTGGTTCGGTTGCCGCCTTCGGCCATCTCTACCTGCCGCGAATGCACCGCGCGGGTTACGTAGCGCCGAATCTGGGCGAAATCCCCGCGCACGCCAGCCCCGGCGGCTACGTGATGGACTCGCGCCCCGGTTTGTACGACTCAGTACTGGTGCTGGATTACAAAAGTCTGTACCCGTCAATTATCCGTACATTTTTGATCGATCCGGTGGGACTTATTGAAGGGATGGCGCAGCCGGACCATGAACACAGCACCGAAGGGTTCCTTGACGCCTGGTTCTCACGCGAAAAGCACTGCCTGCCGGAAATTGTTACCCAGATCTGGCATGGGCGCGATGAAGCCAAACGCCACGGCAATAAGCCGCTCTCGCAGGCGCTGAAAATCATCATGAACGCGTTCTACGGCGTGCTTGGCACCACCGCTTGCCGCTTCTTTGATCCGCGACTGGCCTCGTCGATCACCATGCGCGGTCACGCGATCATGCGCCAGACCAAAGCGCTGATTGAAGCTCAGGGTTACGACGTTATCTATGGCGATACCGACTCGACCTTTGTCTGGCTTAAAAAGTCACACTCAGAAGACGATGCTGCCCGGATTGGCCGTGAGCTGGTGAGCTATGTCAACGACTGGTGGGCGCAGTCGCTGAAGCAACAAAACCTGACCAGCGCGCTGGAACTGGAATTTGAAACCCACTTTTGTCGCTTTCTGATGCCGACCATTCGCGGTGCAGATACCGGCAGCAAGAAACGCTACGCCGGGATGATTCAGACAGGCGCTGAGCAGCGCATGGTGTTTAAGGGGCTGGAAACGGTACGAACCGACTGGACACCGCTGGCCCAGCAGTTTCAGCAGGAGCTGTACCTACGAATTTTTCGCAACGAACCCTATCAGGAGTTTGTTCGCGAGACCATCGACCATTTGATGGCGGGCGAACTGGATGCACAACTGGTGTACCGTAAGCGCCTGCGCCGCCCGTTGAGCGAATACCAACGCAATGTTCCACCACACGTTCGCGCCGCGCGACTCGCCGATGAGCAGAATGCCAAACTGGGGCGTCCGCCGCAGTATCAGAATCGCGGAACGATTAAATATGTCTGGACGATAAATGGCCCAGAACCTGTTGATTATCAGCAGTCTGCACTCGATTATGAGCATTATCTGACCCGCCAGATCCAGCCGGTCGCTGAGGGAATTCTTCCCTTTATTGACGATAATTTTGCTACACTACTCACAGGACAACTGGGGTTATTTTGA
- a CDS encoding DUF4751 family protein — protein sequence MNVYTQALQVGYDHYLFVNTQLSNPTIKSVSRYIEYRTWSGQIWRTEVIERGNAFFHWQGHDRINGHRDTVINYLLNGQRWQSTIADYIFFHSLDGEDTLGHYDNVIKYVCANNCMYRSSFAEYITE from the coding sequence ATGAATGTTTATACTCAGGCGTTACAGGTAGGATATGATCACTATTTATTCGTGAATACTCAGTTATCTAACCCTACAATTAAGTCGGTAAGTCGATACATTGAGTATAGAACGTGGTCAGGGCAAATCTGGCGTACTGAGGTTATTGAACGAGGGAATGCTTTTTTTCACTGGCAAGGACATGACAGAATAAATGGACATCGTGATACGGTTATTAATTATTTATTGAACGGGCAACGCTGGCAATCAACAATTGCAGATTATATTTTCTTTCATTCACTGGATGGGGAAGATACTCTGGGACATTATGATAACGTGATTAAATACGTTTGTGCTAATAATTGTATGTATCGTAGTTCGTTTGCAGAATATATAACAGAATAA
- the araD gene encoding L-ribulose-5-phosphate 4-epimerase yields MLEDLKRQVLEANLALPKHNLVTLTWGNVSAVDRERGVFVIKPSGVDYSVMTAEDMVVVSIATGEVVEGTKKPSSDTPTHRLLYQAFPTIGGIVHTHSRHATIWAQAGLSIPATGTTHADYFYGSIPCTRKMTEDEINGEYEWETGNVIVETFEKQGIDAAQMPGVLVHSHGPFAWGKNAEDAVHNAIVLEEVAYMGIFCRQLAPQLPDMQQTLLDKHYLRKHGAKAYYGQ; encoded by the coding sequence ATGCTAGAAGATCTTAAACGTCAGGTACTGGAAGCCAATCTGGCACTGCCAAAGCACAATCTGGTCACCCTGACCTGGGGAAACGTCAGCGCCGTCGATCGCGAGCGCGGCGTGTTTGTGATTAAACCTTCCGGGGTCGATTACAGCGTAATGACCGCAGAAGATATGGTTGTCGTCAGTATTGCCACCGGTGAAGTTGTAGAAGGCACGAAGAAACCCTCTTCCGATACGCCAACGCACCGTCTGCTGTATCAGGCATTTCCGACCATTGGCGGCATTGTTCATACCCATTCACGTCATGCAACCATTTGGGCGCAGGCCGGCCTGTCGATTCCGGCTACGGGTACCACCCATGCGGATTATTTCTACGGCTCGATTCCCTGCACACGGAAAATGACCGAGGACGAAATCAACGGCGAATATGAATGGGAAACCGGTAACGTGATCGTTGAAACCTTTGAGAAACAAGGTATTGACGCTGCACAGATGCCTGGTGTACTGGTGCATTCTCACGGTCCGTTTGCCTGGGGAAAAAATGCCGAAGATGCGGTGCATAACGCCATCGTGCTGGAAGAAGTCGCCTACATGGGGATCTTCTGCCGTCAACTCGCGCCACAGCTGCCGGATATGCAACAAACCCTGCTGGATAAACACTACCTGCGTAAACATGGCGCAAAAGCCTACTATGGGCAGTGA